From Streptomyces chrestomyceticus JCM 4735, one genomic window encodes:
- a CDS encoding DUF6796 family protein produces the protein MPQAMPLSDSNSSSDPAPTSTSAPAPLALHPHTLRALRLAGIAGILTSVAWLVGDILLLGKPMGSPDQYPILHSYDGMARDSLAAMLPASTTRLAWGALLGVLTGPLYLYACRHFRHALVPQPRRLALPPFLLLTAGYALAPFAHGSFFYWGQAAKAVHESGADSAALTTLPGDLATVLFIPYAVLLILWAVGSVWLAVLVLRGGTAFPRWMCVANPLVCTLIGTLVTKLWPGAVGTALQGAALSVANLLLFSLTTAVFWRRKAG, from the coding sequence ATGCCCCAAGCCATGCCCCTCTCCGACTCCAACTCCAGCTCTGACCCGGCGCCCACGTCCACGTCCGCACCCGCGCCCCTCGCCCTCCATCCCCACACCCTTCGCGCCCTCCGCCTGGCCGGCATCGCCGGAATCCTGACCTCCGTGGCCTGGCTCGTCGGCGACATCCTCCTGCTCGGCAAGCCCATGGGATCGCCGGACCAGTACCCGATCCTGCATTCCTACGACGGCATGGCCCGCGACTCCCTGGCCGCGATGCTGCCCGCCTCCACCACCCGACTGGCCTGGGGAGCCTTGCTCGGCGTCCTCACCGGGCCGCTCTACCTCTACGCCTGCCGCCACTTCCGCCACGCTCTTGTCCCACAACCCCGCCGGCTCGCCCTGCCGCCTTTCCTCCTCCTGACGGCCGGCTACGCGCTCGCGCCCTTCGCCCACGGGTCGTTCTTCTACTGGGGCCAGGCCGCGAAGGCGGTGCACGAGTCCGGCGCCGACTCCGCCGCACTGACCACTCTTCCGGGCGACCTCGCCACGGTGCTCTTCATCCCGTACGCGGTACTTCTGATCCTCTGGGCCGTCGGCTCCGTCTGGCTGGCCGTCCTCGTCCTCCGCGGCGGTACGGCCTTCCCCCGCTGGATGTGCGTCGCGAACCCGCTGGTCTGCACCCTCATCGGCACTCTCGTCACCAAGCTCTGGCCCGGTGCCGTGGGTACGGCCCTCCAAGGAGCTGCCCTGAGCGTCGCCAACCTGCTGCTCTTCTCCCTCACCACCGCGGTCTTCTGGAGAAGGAAGGCCGGCTGA
- the trpS gene encoding tryptophan--tRNA ligase, translating to MTRTRIFSGVKPTGHLTLGNYLGALRGWADEDQHRADALFCVVDLHALTVEHDPARVRRLSRQAATLLLAVGLDPRLCTVFVQSHVDEHTRLAYLMECTASDGEMRRMIQYKEKAERERVRGGSVRLSLLTYPALMAADILAYGTGEVPVGEDQAQHVELTRDLAVRFNQRYGQTFVVPKATVPKVAARVMDLQEPTSKMGKSHARTSGIVYLLDEPDVVRKKVMRAVTDTGSDVVYDRAERPGVANLLDILAACGAGEPAELAGEYDSYGALKKDTAEAVVELLRPVRERHAELVKDPEYVDSVLRDGAERARAIARPRVDAAYRAVGLMPAV from the coding sequence ATGACGCGGACACGGATCTTCAGTGGTGTGAAGCCGACGGGGCATCTGACCCTGGGGAACTACCTCGGCGCGCTGCGCGGGTGGGCGGACGAGGACCAGCACCGGGCGGACGCGCTGTTCTGCGTGGTGGACCTGCACGCGCTGACCGTGGAACACGATCCGGCGCGGGTGCGAAGGCTCAGTCGGCAGGCTGCCACGCTGCTGCTGGCGGTGGGGCTCGATCCGCGGCTCTGCACGGTGTTCGTGCAGAGCCATGTCGACGAGCACACGCGGCTGGCGTACCTGATGGAGTGCACGGCGTCCGACGGCGAGATGCGGCGCATGATCCAGTACAAGGAGAAGGCCGAGCGGGAGCGGGTCCGGGGCGGGAGTGTGCGGCTGTCGCTGCTGACGTATCCGGCTCTGATGGCCGCCGACATCCTCGCGTACGGGACCGGCGAAGTGCCGGTGGGTGAGGACCAGGCGCAGCACGTGGAGCTGACGCGGGACCTGGCGGTGCGGTTCAACCAGCGGTACGGGCAGACGTTCGTGGTGCCGAAGGCCACGGTGCCGAAGGTGGCCGCGCGGGTGATGGATCTCCAGGAGCCGACGTCGAAGATGGGGAAGTCGCATGCCCGCACCTCGGGCATCGTCTATCTGCTCGACGAGCCGGACGTGGTGCGCAAGAAGGTGATGCGGGCCGTCACGGACACCGGGTCGGACGTCGTGTACGACCGGGCCGAGCGGCCCGGGGTGGCCAACCTGCTGGACATCCTGGCCGCGTGCGGGGCGGGTGAGCCCGCGGAGCTGGCGGGTGAGTACGACTCGTACGGCGCGCTGAAGAAGGACACGGCGGAGGCGGTGGTGGAACTGCTGCGGCCGGTGCGGGAGCGGCACGCGGAGCTGGTGAAGGACCCGGAGTACGTGGACTCCGTCCTGCGGGACGGGGCCGAGCGGGCCCGAGCCATCGCGCGGCCGCGGGTGGATGCGGCGTATCGGGCGGTGGGGTTGATGCCGGCGGTGTGA
- a CDS encoding type VI secretion protein: MTRGYGDGRGRGYGHGGAGPQGGPGGAGGPGGPGGGRGRGVPDSLLIGVLAFLLGLTVLAWTATGLAGLFTHGAWPDGVTFTSTPLALRSLIGAPHDLAAAWPGTPAAQLSGYGLFWGILISELLILVVLTVFALGTIARYRAVRANRRAAGKTAGWEGAAGAGGAAGVGEATGAAGAAEAAAQSGPASTDGRHTAAPPPAPTPTAAPSLTAPATPLPAAETAAPPASASAAPTATGAPTASGAPVTAVPIPAPVPAPGPAPADTPVTPTPAVHYGTDRRQAGALAAAAVAAAEGPLVVATTDPALWADTKDGRAKLGPLLTYDPQHLLDTPARVRWSPTSGCEDIATAAARATALVAPVRPPSTLDSAVADAATTLLRCWLHAAAVDGRPFRQLHRWAHTKGAAHEPVRILRTNQKASAGQAGELESVLTAHAERREMAQELVSRTLASLASIHIRDACNPARTDALLLESFIDEGGTLYVVGESIEDPRTTPGAMPLLVALLSNVVERGRRMAERSSAGRLDPPLTLVLDDIAALAPFPALPSLLETGRAQGLLTLATMRSQEQARARWPHTPLPA, from the coding sequence GTGACGCGGGGATACGGGGATGGACGCGGGCGCGGGTACGGGCACGGTGGTGCGGGCCCGCAGGGTGGCCCGGGAGGCGCAGGGGGCCCGGGTGGCCCGGGTGGCGGGCGGGGGCGCGGTGTCCCCGACTCCCTCCTGATCGGCGTCCTCGCCTTCCTCCTCGGCCTCACCGTCCTGGCCTGGACGGCGACCGGCCTGGCCGGACTCTTCACACACGGCGCCTGGCCGGACGGCGTGACCTTCACCAGTACGCCGCTTGCCCTGCGCAGCCTCATAGGGGCCCCGCACGACCTGGCCGCCGCCTGGCCCGGCACCCCGGCCGCACAGCTCTCCGGGTACGGGCTGTTCTGGGGCATCCTCATCAGCGAGCTGCTGATCCTGGTCGTCCTGACGGTCTTCGCCCTGGGGACGATCGCCCGCTACCGGGCTGTGCGGGCCAATCGGCGCGCGGCGGGGAAGACGGCTGGGTGGGAAGGGGCTGCTGGGGCGGGTGGAGCCGCTGGGGTGGGCGAAGCTACCGGGGCCGCCGGGGCCGCCGAAGCCGCCGCGCAGAGCGGACCGGCATCAACGGACGGCCGGCACACGGCCGCCCCTCCCCCGGCGCCTACGCCCACCGCAGCACCGTCCCTCACGGCCCCCGCAACGCCACTACCGGCCGCGGAGACTGCCGCACCACCGGCCTCGGCATCCGCAGCGCCGACGGCTACGGGAGCGCCGACGGCTTCGGGAGCGCCCGTAACGGCCGTCCCGATCCCCGCACCGGTCCCGGCCCCGGGCCCGGCCCCGGCAGACACCCCAGTTACCCCCACCCCGGCCGTCCACTACGGCACCGACCGCCGCCAGGCCGGCGCCCTCGCGGCAGCCGCCGTCGCAGCCGCCGAAGGCCCCCTCGTCGTGGCCACCACCGACCCCGCCCTCTGGGCCGACACCAAGGACGGCCGCGCCAAACTGGGCCCGCTGCTGACCTACGACCCGCAGCACCTCCTGGACACCCCGGCCCGGGTGCGCTGGTCGCCGACGTCCGGCTGCGAGGACATCGCCACCGCCGCGGCCCGCGCGACCGCGCTCGTAGCCCCCGTACGCCCGCCCAGCACCCTCGACTCCGCGGTGGCCGACGCCGCGACGACCCTGCTGCGCTGCTGGCTGCACGCCGCCGCCGTGGACGGACGGCCCTTCCGCCAACTGCACCGCTGGGCCCACACCAAGGGCGCCGCGCACGAGCCCGTACGCATCCTGCGCACGAACCAGAAGGCGTCGGCGGGCCAGGCGGGCGAGCTGGAGTCCGTACTGACCGCACACGCGGAACGCCGCGAGATGGCGCAGGAGTTGGTCTCCCGCACCCTCGCGTCGCTGGCCTCCATCCACATCCGGGACGCCTGCAATCCGGCGCGAACCGATGCCCTCCTTCTCGAATCTTTCATCGACGAAGGGGGAACGCTCTACGTGGTAGGGGAATCCATCGAGGATCCGCGAACCACTCCGGGTGCGATGCCGCTGCTCGTCGCACTCCTCTCCAACGTGGTCGAGCGCGGCCGCCGCATGGCCGAACGGTCATCCGCCGGTCGGCTCGACCCACCACTCACCCTCGTCCTGGACGACATCGCGGCGCTGGCGCCGTTCCCCGCCCTCCCCAGCCTCCTCGAAACCGGCCGCGCCCAAGGGCTGTTGACGCTGGCCACGATGCGCTCCCAGGAACAGGCCCGCGCCCGCTGGCCGCACACCCCGCTCCCGGCCTGA
- a CDS encoding GNAT family N-acetyltransferase, with product MGYLIRPVKADEWKRLRELRLAALSDPVARIAFNEPFEKVAAYPDEVWQRRAARSDEDRDPLTFIGEAPDGSWGGMVVVLVEQEGADERGGEAPWAHIVGVYVRPEHRGTGLVRDLFAAAVEWAWTRSGPAVERVRLWVHQENDRAAALYRSLGFVETGRTMADPKDEAAVEYEMALERA from the coding sequence ATGGGGTATCTGATCAGGCCGGTCAAGGCGGACGAGTGGAAGCGGCTCAGGGAACTCCGGCTGGCGGCGCTCTCCGATCCGGTGGCGCGCATCGCCTTCAACGAGCCCTTCGAGAAGGTCGCGGCGTACCCGGACGAGGTGTGGCAGCGGCGGGCGGCGCGGAGCGACGAGGACCGGGACCCGCTGACGTTCATCGGCGAGGCGCCGGACGGCAGTTGGGGCGGGATGGTCGTCGTGCTGGTCGAGCAGGAGGGCGCGGACGAGCGGGGCGGCGAGGCGCCGTGGGCGCACATCGTCGGGGTCTACGTACGTCCGGAGCACCGAGGTACGGGGTTGGTGCGTGACCTGTTCGCGGCGGCCGTGGAGTGGGCGTGGACCCGGTCCGGGCCGGCGGTGGAGCGGGTGCGGCTCTGGGTGCACCAGGAGAACGATCGCGCGGCGGCCCTCTACCGGTCACTGGGCTTCGTCGAGACCGGCCGGACGATGGCCGATCCCAAGGACGAGGCCGCTGTCGAGTACGAGATGGCGCTGGAGCGCGCGTAG
- a CDS encoding ABC transporter permease, whose protein sequence is MTRTPSHSTRTRPLSGARVLATAARVLRQLRHDPRTIALMLLVPCVMIALLRYVFDAHPRTFDSVGASLLGIFPMITMFLVTSIATLRERTSGTLERLLAMPLSKADLLGGYALAFGTLAVVQSALATALSVWLLGLDITGSPWLLLLVAVLDALLGTALGLFVSAFASTEFQAVQFMPAVLMPQLLLCGLFAPRDTMQPALEAVSAVLPMSYAVDAMTEILTHPAPTTLFLRDILLTTTFTLLTLALTTPTLPRQTP, encoded by the coding sequence ATGACCCGCACCCCGTCGCACTCCACGCGCACCCGCCCCCTCTCAGGGGCCCGGGTCCTGGCCACCGCCGCCCGGGTACTGCGCCAGCTCCGCCACGACCCGCGCACCATCGCCCTGATGCTGCTCGTCCCCTGCGTGATGATCGCGCTGCTCCGTTATGTCTTCGACGCGCACCCCCGCACGTTCGACAGCGTCGGCGCCTCGCTCCTCGGCATCTTCCCGATGATCACGATGTTCCTGGTGACCTCCATCGCCACCCTCCGCGAACGCACCTCGGGCACCCTCGAACGCCTCCTCGCCATGCCCCTGTCCAAGGCCGACCTCCTCGGCGGCTACGCCCTGGCCTTCGGCACCCTCGCCGTCGTCCAGTCCGCCCTCGCCACCGCCCTGTCCGTCTGGCTTCTGGGCCTGGACATCACCGGCTCGCCGTGGCTGCTCCTCCTGGTCGCCGTCCTGGACGCCCTCCTCGGCACCGCCCTCGGCCTCTTCGTCTCGGCCTTCGCCTCGACCGAGTTCCAGGCCGTCCAGTTCATGCCGGCCGTCCTGATGCCCCAGCTCCTGCTGTGCGGTCTCTTCGCCCCACGCGACACGATGCAGCCGGCCCTGGAAGCGGTCTCCGCCGTCCTCCCGATGTCCTACGCGGTCGACGCCATGACCGAAATCCTCACCCACCCCGCCCCCACCACCCTGTTCCTCCGCGACATCCTCCTCACCACCACCTTCACCCTCCTGACTCTCGCCCTCACCACCCCCACCCTCCCCCGCCAAACCCCCTGA
- a CDS encoding SulP family inorganic anion transporter → MQKSLSKTSDIRADFTASLVVFLVAVPLCVGVAVASGVPAELGLVTGIVGGLLTGLLPGSSLQVSGPAAGLTVLVYEAVQEFGLSALGALVLAAGVLQLAMGALRLGRWFRAISVAVVQGMLAGIGLVLIAGQVYALTDARPPGTGLANLGGLPELASDTIWSDQALTALAVGVGSIAVLVLWPRWKRAARVLPAPLAAVALATVTVAVLGLPVARVEVTGLLSAVQPPGGADFGQLAGVGAVGTVLAFALIASAESLFSAAAVDRLHDGPRTDYDKELMAQGAGNAVCGLLGALPMTAVIVRSAANVRAGARTKASRVLHGAWLLLFAAAFPAALDVVPLAALAGVLVHAGGKLIPVRDMVPLWREHRGEAVVLMGTAVAIVITNMFEGVLIGLLMAVAKSAWETSHAHLEVSDLEDGGSGAGPVRVRALGNATFLRLPRLLDQLEALPPDRDVILDLSGLRHLDRACAAALGNWAERRRPAGLDPIAATATPAPASTPTPPFKT, encoded by the coding sequence ATGCAGAAGTCCCTTTCCAAAACATCGGACATACGCGCGGATTTCACCGCTTCCCTCGTCGTCTTCCTGGTCGCCGTGCCGCTGTGCGTCGGCGTGGCCGTCGCCTCCGGCGTCCCGGCCGAGCTCGGGCTCGTCACCGGCATCGTCGGCGGTCTGCTCACCGGCTTGCTGCCGGGCAGCAGTCTCCAGGTCAGCGGGCCGGCCGCCGGACTGACCGTCCTCGTGTACGAGGCGGTCCAGGAGTTCGGGCTGAGCGCGCTCGGTGCGCTGGTGCTGGCGGCCGGTGTGCTGCAACTGGCCATGGGGGCGCTGCGGCTGGGGCGCTGGTTCCGGGCGATCTCCGTGGCCGTCGTCCAGGGCATGCTGGCGGGCATCGGACTCGTCCTGATCGCCGGGCAGGTGTACGCGCTCACCGACGCCCGGCCGCCGGGTACCGGGCTCGCCAATCTCGGCGGGCTGCCGGAGCTGGCGTCCGACACGATCTGGTCGGACCAGGCGCTCACGGCCTTGGCGGTCGGTGTCGGCAGCATCGCCGTACTGGTGCTGTGGCCCCGGTGGAAGCGCGCGGCGCGCGTGCTGCCGGCGCCGCTCGCGGCCGTGGCGCTGGCCACCGTCACCGTCGCCGTCCTAGGTCTGCCGGTGGCCCGGGTGGAGGTCACGGGGTTGCTGTCGGCCGTCCAGCCGCCGGGCGGGGCGGACTTCGGGCAGTTGGCGGGGGTCGGCGCGGTCGGCACCGTGCTCGCGTTCGCGCTGATCGCGTCGGCCGAGTCGCTGTTCAGCGCGGCCGCTGTGGACCGGCTGCACGACGGACCGCGTACGGACTACGACAAGGAGCTGATGGCGCAGGGGGCGGGCAACGCGGTGTGCGGGCTGCTCGGCGCGCTGCCGATGACCGCGGTGATCGTGCGCAGCGCCGCGAATGTGCGGGCGGGGGCCCGTACGAAGGCGTCGCGGGTGCTGCACGGCGCGTGGCTGCTGCTGTTCGCGGCGGCGTTCCCGGCGGCGCTGGATGTCGTGCCGCTGGCGGCGCTGGCGGGGGTGCTCGTGCACGCGGGCGGCAAGCTCATTCCCGTACGGGACATGGTGCCGTTGTGGCGTGAGCATCGGGGGGAAGCCGTGGTGCTTATGGGGACGGCGGTGGCGATCGTGATCACCAACATGTTCGAGGGGGTGCTCATCGGGTTGCTGATGGCGGTCGCGAAGTCCGCGTGGGAGACCTCGCACGCGCATCTGGAGGTGTCGGACCTGGAGGACGGCGGGTCCGGGGCCGGGCCCGTTCGCGTACGCGCACTGGGAAACGCCACCTTTCTGCGACTGCCCAGGCTGCTGGACCAGTTGGAGGCGTTGCCGCCCGACCGTGACGTGATCCTGGACCTCTCCGGGCTGCGGCATCTCG
- the proC gene encoding pyrroline-5-carboxylate reductase has translation MTQKVAVLGTGKIGEALLSGMIRGGWAPADLMVTARRPERADQLRTRYGVTPVTNAEAAKSADTLILTVKPQDMGTLLTELAPHTPADRLVISGAAGIPTAFFEERLPAATPVVRVMTNTPALVDEAMSVISAGTHATAAHLTRAEDIFATVGKTLRVPESQQDAATALSGSGPAYFYFLVEAMTDAGILLGLPRDKAHDLIVQAAIGAATMLRDSGEHPVTLRENVTSPAGTTINAIRELENHGVRAALIAALEAARDRSRELASGNG, from the coding sequence ATGACCCAGAAGGTCGCCGTACTCGGCACCGGAAAAATCGGCGAAGCCCTCCTCAGCGGCATGATCCGAGGCGGCTGGGCCCCCGCCGACCTCATGGTCACCGCCCGCCGCCCCGAACGCGCCGACCAGCTCCGCACCCGCTACGGCGTCACTCCCGTCACCAACGCGGAGGCCGCCAAGTCCGCGGACACGCTGATCCTGACCGTCAAGCCGCAGGACATGGGCACCCTCCTCACGGAGCTGGCCCCGCACACCCCCGCCGACCGTCTGGTCATCAGCGGCGCCGCCGGCATCCCCACCGCCTTCTTCGAAGAGCGGCTGCCCGCCGCCACCCCCGTCGTACGGGTCATGACGAACACCCCCGCCCTGGTCGACGAGGCGATGTCCGTCATCTCGGCCGGCACCCACGCCACCGCCGCCCACCTCACCCGCGCCGAGGACATCTTCGCCACGGTCGGCAAGACGCTGCGCGTCCCGGAGTCCCAGCAGGACGCCGCGACCGCCCTTTCCGGCTCGGGCCCGGCGTACTTCTACTTCCTCGTCGAGGCGATGACCGACGCCGGCATTCTGCTCGGTCTGCCGCGCGACAAGGCGCACGACCTGATCGTGCAGGCGGCGATCGGCGCGGCGACCATGCTCAGGGACAGCGGCGAGCACCCGGTCACCCTCCGCGAGAACGTGACCTCGCCCGCCGGCACCACCATCAACGCCATCCGCGAACTGGAGAACCACGGCGTGCGCGCGGCCTTGATCGCCGCCCTCGAAGCGGCCCGCGACCGCAGCCGCGAACTCGCCTCGGGCAACGGCTGA